One genomic window of Saccopteryx bilineata isolate mSacBil1 chromosome 4, mSacBil1_pri_phased_curated, whole genome shotgun sequence includes the following:
- the KDELR2 gene encoding ER lumen protein-retaining receptor 2, with protein sequence MNIFRLTGDLSHLAAIVILLLKIWKTRSCAGISGKSQLLFALVFTTRYLDLFTSFISLYNTSMKLIYIACSYATVYLIYMKFKATYDGNHDTFRVEFLVVPVGGLSFLVNHDFSPLEILWTFSIYLESVAILPQLFMISKTGEAETITTHYLFFLGLYRALYLVNWIWRFYFEGFFDLIAVVAGVVQTILYCDFFYLYITKVLKGKKLSLPA encoded by the exons ATGAACATCTTCCGGCTCACCGGGGACTTATCCCACCTGGCGGCCATCGTCATCCTGCTGCTGAAGATCTGGAAGACGCGCTCCTGCGCCG gtATTTCTGGAAAAAGCCAGCTTCTCTTTGCACTGGTCTTCACAACACGTTACCTGGATCTTTTTACttcattcatttcattatatAACACATCTATGAAG CTTATCTACATCGCCTGCTCCTATGCCACCGTGTACCTGATCTACATGAAATTTAAGGCAACTTACGATGGAAACCATGATACCTTCCGAGTGGAGTTTCTGGTGGTCCCTGTGGGCGGCCTGTCCTTTCTAGTCAATCATGATTTCTCTCCTCTCGAG ATTCTGTGGACCTTCTCCATCTACCTGGAGTCAGTGGCCATCCTTCCGCAGCTCTTCATGATCAGCAAGACGGGGGAGGCGGAGACCATCACCACCCACTACCTGTTCTTTCTGGGCCTCTACCGTGCGCTCTATCTCGTCAACTGGATTTGGCGCTTCTACTTTGAGGGCTTCTTTGACCTCATTGCTGTGGTGGCCGGTGTTGTCCAGACCATCCTCTACTGCGACTTCTTCTACTTGTACATCACAAAAG TACTCAAAGGAAAGAAGCTCAGTCTGCCAGCGTAA
- the LOC136336178 gene encoding small ribosomal subunit protein eS25, with protein MPPKDDKKKKDAGKSAKKDKDPVNKSGGKAKKKKWSKGKVRDKLNNLVLFDKATYDKLCKEVPNYKLITPAVVSERLKIRGSLARAALQELLSKGLIKLVSKHRAQVIYTRNTKGGDAPAAGEDA; from the coding sequence ATGCCGCCCAAGGacgacaagaagaagaaagatgctGGAAAATCGGCCAAGAAAGACAAAGACCCAGTGAACAAGTCTGGGGGCAAGGCCAAAAAGAAGAAGTGGTCCAAAGGCAAAGTTCGGGACAAGCTCAATAACCTGGTCTTGTTTGACAAAGCAACATATGACAAACTCTGTAAGGAAGTTCCCAACTATAAGCTTATAACCCCAGCTGTTGTCTCTGAGAGACTGAAGATCCGTGGTTCCTTGGCCAGGGCCGCCCTACAGGAGCTCCTTAGTAAAGGACTTATTAAACTCGTTTCAAAGCACAGAGCTCAAGTAATTTACACCAGAAACACCAAAGGTGGGGATGCCCCAGCTGCTGGTGAAGATGCATGA